The following coding sequences lie in one Lepeophtheirus salmonis chromosome 11, UVic_Lsal_1.4, whole genome shotgun sequence genomic window:
- the twr gene encoding signal peptidase complex catalytic subunit SEC11A: MLKSSLDELKRMDTRQIFYQVLSFGMIVSSALMIWKGLMVVTGSESPIVVVLSGSMEPAFHRGDLLFLTNYQEEDIRVGEIVVFKVDGRDIPIVHRVLKLHEKEDGSVKFLTKGDNNSVDDRGLYAPGQSWLTRKDVVGRARGFLPYVGIVTIIMNEYPKFKFTVLACLGLYVLIHRE, encoded by the coding sequence ATGTTGAAATCCAGCCTGGATGAGCTAAAACGCATGGACACTCGACAGATCTTTTACCAAGTTCTGAGCTTTGGTATGATTGTATCCTCTGCCCTCATGATTTGGAAGGGACTAATGGTTGTAACGGGTTCGGAATCTCCGATTGTCGTAGTTCTCTCTGGTTCCATGGAGCCTGCATTTCATCGAGGGGACTTATTGTTCCTCACCAATTACCAGGAAGAGGATATCCGCGTGGGAGAGATCGTGGTGTTTAAAGTGGACGGGCGAGATATTCCCATTGTGCACCGGGTCCTCAAACTCCACGAAAAGGAAGACGGAAGCGTCAAATTCCTCACAAAGGGAGACAATAACTCCGTGGATGATAGGGGCCTCTACGCTCCAGGACAGTCATGGCTCACTCGGAAGGACGTTGTTGGACGGGCAAGAGGATTCCTTCCATATGTGGGCATCGTTACAATTATCATGAACGAATATCCTAAATTTAAGTTTACTGTTTTGGCCTGTTTAGGACTCTATGTTCTTATTCATCGGGAATAA